From the genome of Vicia villosa cultivar HV-30 ecotype Madison, WI linkage group LG2, Vvil1.0, whole genome shotgun sequence, one region includes:
- the LOC131652823 gene encoding outer plastidial membrane protein porin-like: protein MSKGPGLYSDIGKKARDLLFKDYNTDQKFTLTTYSPNGVAITTSSTKKGEVFVADVNTQLKHKNVTTDVKVDTASNLFTTITVTEAAPGLKTILSFRVPEQRSGKVEVQYLHDYAGVSASVGLTANPIVNLSGVIGTNVVALGHDLCYDTKTGELTKFNAGLNFTKDDLVASLVLNEKADVLNASYYHVVNPFTKTAVGAEVAHRFSTKENTLTLGTQHALDPLTTVKARFNNFGKASALIQHEWRPKSLLTISAEVDTKAIEKSAKVGLSLALKP, encoded by the exons ATGTCGAAGGGTCCAGGTCTCTACTCTGACATCGGCAAAAAAGCCAGAG ATCTTCTGTTCAAGGATTACAACACTGACCAGAAGTTCACTCTCACTACTTATTCACCAAATGgagtt GCTATAACCACCTCAAGTACCAAAAAGGGTGAGGTTTTTGTTGCTGATGTTAACACGCAGTTGAAGCACAAGAATGTCACTACTGATGTCAAAGTGGACACAGCTTCTAAT CTCTTCACAACAATCACTGTTACTGAGGCAGCTCCTGGCCTCAAGACTATTCTTAGCTTCAGAGTTCCTGAACAAAGGTCTGGAAAG gtggaagttcagtacttgcATGACTATGCAGGAGTTTCCGCTAGTGTTGGTCTGACAGCAAACCCAATTGTCAACCTCTCTGGTGTTATTGGAACTAATGTAGTTGCTCTCGGCCATGATCTTTGTTACGACACAAAAACTGGTGAATTAACTAAGTTTAACGCTGGTTTGAACTTCACCAAAGACGATTTGGTTGCTTCACTGGTTCT GAATGAAAAAGCTGATGTCCTGAATGCTTCATACTACCATGTAGTCAACCCTTTTACCAAAACAGCTGTTGGTGCTGAGGTAGCTCACCGATTCTCGACAAAAGAGAACACACTCACACTCGGCACTCAGCATGCGTTAGATCCTTTGACCACAGTCAAAGCTCGATTCAACAACTTCGGAAAGGCAAGCGCTCTTATCCAGCATGAGTGGCGTCCAAAATCATTGTTGACCATTTCTGCTGAGGTGGACACCAAGGCAATTGAGAAGAGTGCAAAGGTTGGATTATCTTTGGCTCTCAAACCTTGA